One stretch of Spiroplasma mirum ATCC 29335 DNA includes these proteins:
- a CDS encoding endo-beta-N-acetylglucosaminidase, with translation MRKLWIYLSLATIITLPSMLLTSCSIGSVSGNQYLSSLPNFDWASDQYGEGIAFNNTDQHNMLANSPHQVPLGNITPAHEGRYLDYSKFSTGFQWNQNIKKQAVTGVPLNKGFMPNGNYAQDFGVTSLAQKYLRLNSILEWNPATDYDAKYNRSVVPLQPRKYVATYNSSEQNENIKYNQLGFSSRKHRTFDNTIVGTKNPFENTNLNWQYINEYVNWSGSWFEGPIVPPPADVIDAAHVNGTPIFGNVFLDGYHGLTKEMLKDFLAQNSDGSYKIVDILINLAKYNGFDGWFINNEANGAAPNGSILDYNTMYEIIKEFNYKVGTATDPNIKKLKVIYYRNDATVSKGSHGYDDQETIKMTTSGYQKPNGEITPTEIQLNFGEIPDKTVDFLKDNPNYHPSDLHTIIDEGANPKYFGSYDFRQLAYQEQLRGGKPSYNKDVYTSFSTYLDAGAGTFGTDAYNWAKANGVNNPIRAYLFATQVTNLFNTIQFSGTNTFISSNDEGLQSNRFLNDYQGLNPSGSYQRAAFISDPRIKASNKGKVDPFVEQKIYDYQGHGGYNSSSYGIGSLVKEQTTLFDEDQVLNKQTNFSTGSGVQFVERDQNGQPIVANNYPWTNKRLTDILPTYQWKIYDESQRDKPLNINALSGFYDYDTIYQKGNSIAIGSGFNKNGEVLPAQWDNSKVYDWDILGTNLISNNHQVSFIYYDGSDNNSNATVNFWVTTTDQQSMIPTSQSITPDHSEKLPGGWVKIDLNLNKLSNVSSANRIAKIGLQIKPQTNKFKFNVGQFTITTPTTNNNNHNAPLEIKNPTAEYVINRMVNNMELYNIRFGWESTKATNLDYYAIYYLYEGKWYRIGETTQNYYFVKDLQSTNHQITLMIKPVLQNNLPQPGYSVTVNV, from the coding sequence ATGCGAAAATTATGAATTTATTTAAGTTTAGCAACAATAATTACCTTACCATCAATGTTATTAACATCATGTTCAATTGGTAGTGTCAGTGGGAACCAATATCTAAGCAGTCTTCCAAACTTTGACTGGGCTAGTGATCAGTATGGGGAAGGGATTGCTTTTAATAATACTGACCAACATAATATGCTAGCTAATTCTCCCCACCAAGTACCACTTGGTAATATTACTCCTGCTCATGAGGGGCGATATCTTGATTATTCCAAATTTAGTACCGGTTTTCAGTGAAACCAAAATATTAAAAAACAAGCAGTAACTGGCGTGCCTCTTAATAAAGGATTTATGCCAAATGGTAACTATGCCCAAGATTTTGGGGTTACTTCTTTAGCCCAAAAATATTTACGTCTTAATTCAATTTTAGAATGAAACCCTGCAACTGACTATGATGCCAAATATAATCGCAGTGTTGTTCCTTTGCAACCCCGAAAATATGTCGCGACTTATAATTCCTCAGAACAAAATGAAAATATTAAGTATAACCAATTAGGTTTTTCATCGCGTAAACACCGTACTTTTGATAACACAATTGTGGGAACTAAAAATCCTTTTGAAAATACTAATTTGAATTGACAATATATTAATGAATATGTTAACTGGTCGGGATCATGGTTTGAAGGACCAATTGTTCCACCGCCTGCCGATGTAATTGATGCGGCCCATGTTAACGGAACGCCTATTTTTGGAAATGTTTTTTTAGATGGCTATCACGGATTAACAAAAGAAATGTTGAAAGATTTTTTGGCTCAGAATAGTGATGGTAGTTATAAAATTGTTGATATTTTAATTAACTTAGCCAAATATAATGGGTTTGATGGTTGGTTTATTAATAATGAAGCAAATGGGGCTGCTCCGAATGGTTCAATTTTGGATTATAATACGATGTATGAAATTATTAAGGAATTTAATTATAAAGTTGGTACTGCGACCGATCCGAATATTAAAAAATTAAAAGTAATTTATTATCGTAATGATGCTACTGTTTCGAAAGGAAGTCATGGTTACGATGACCAAGAAACAATTAAAATGACAACAAGTGGTTATCAAAAACCAAACGGGGAAATTACTCCCACTGAAATTCAATTAAATTTTGGAGAGATTCCGGATAAAACAGTTGATTTCTTAAAAGATAATCCTAATTATCATCCTAGTGATTTGCACACAATAATTGATGAAGGCGCTAATCCAAAGTATTTTGGGTCTTATGATTTTCGTCAGCTAGCTTACCAAGAACAGTTACGTGGAGGAAAACCTTCTTATAATAAAGATGTATATACTAGTTTTTCAACTTATTTAGATGCTGGCGCTGGAACTTTTGGAACGGATGCTTACAATTGAGCGAAGGCCAACGGCGTTAATAATCCCATCCGCGCATATTTATTTGCTACTCAAGTTACTAACTTATTTAATACAATTCAATTTTCAGGAACCAACACTTTTATTAGTAGTAATGATGAAGGTTTACAATCGAATCGATTTTTAAATGATTATCAAGGATTAAATCCTAGTGGTTCTTACCAACGAGCAGCGTTTATTTCTGATCCCCGAATTAAAGCTTCTAATAAGGGAAAGGTTGATCCATTTGTAGAACAAAAAATTTATGATTATCAAGGCCATGGAGGTTATAATTCATCTAGTTATGGGATTGGTAGTTTAGTCAAAGAACAAACAACTTTATTTGATGAAGACCAAGTTTTAAACAAACAAACCAATTTTTCAACCGGGAGTGGTGTCCAGTTTGTGGAACGTGATCAAAATGGCCAACCGATTGTTGCTAATAATTATCCCTGAACTAATAAGAGACTAACCGATATTTTACCAACTTACCAATGAAAAATTTATGATGAATCTCAGCGAGATAAACCATTAAATATTAATGCGTTAAGTGGTTTTTATGATTATGATACAATCTACCAAAAGGGTAATTCTATTGCTATTGGTAGTGGCTTCAATAAAAATGGTGAAGTTTTACCAGCCCAGTGAGATAACAGCAAAGTATACGACTGGGATATTTTGGGAACTAATTTAATTAGTAATAACCACCAAGTTAGTTTTATTTATTATGATGGGTCAGATAATAATAGTAATGCGACAGTAAACTTTTGGGTGACTACTACTGACCAACAATCAATGATTCCTACTAGTCAAAGTATTACCCCAGATCATAGTGAAAAATTACCCGGGGGATGAGTGAAAATTGATTTAAATTTGAATAAGTTAAGTAATGTTAGCTCTGCCAATCGGATTGCTAAAATTGGATTGCAAATTAAACCACAAACCAATAAGTTTAAGTTTAATGTTGGGCAGTTTACAATCACAACACCAACAACTAATAATAACAATCATAATGCTCCCTTGGAAATTAAGAATCCGACGGCAGAATATGTTATTAACCGAATGGTTAATAATATGGAGTTATATAATATTCGTTTTGGATGAGAAAGTACCAAAGCAACTAATTTAGACTATTATGCAATTTATTATCTTTATGAAGGTAAGTGGTATCGGATTGGAGAAACTACGCAAAATTATTATTTTGTGAAAGACTTACAAAGTACTAATCACCAGATTACCTTAATGATTAAACCAGTTTTACAAAATAATTTACCTCAACCAGGGTATAGTGTAACTGTTAATGTTTAG
- a CDS encoding ABC transporter ATP-binding protein translates to MIILENISKSYGKKEVLKNINLKIADSESVAILGSNGSGKTTLVEIISGVLKPNNGHVYFIDHNNEKVHKKIGIQFQDGYWPAGTTPMDLIKFYKGKGYLTTVEGQQLIDAFELKNILKKDIASLSGGQRQRFNCFLSILNDPEILVLDELITGLDLKMQIKLVNFFKEWKQLKKINLLIVSHTPEEVEMLCDRVIILKDGLVYLNQNIDTILQEFGTLRKMLIKYFEKEVGYEE, encoded by the coding sequence ATGATTATTTTAGAGAATATTAGTAAAAGTTATGGCAAAAAAGAAGTCTTAAAAAATATTAATTTAAAAATTGCTGATTCAGAATCAGTCGCAATTTTAGGATCAAATGGGAGTGGAAAAACGACCCTTGTTGAAATTATTTCAGGGGTTTTAAAACCAAATAATGGCCATGTTTATTTTATTGACCATAATAATGAGAAAGTTCATAAAAAAATCGGGATCCAATTTCAAGATGGTTATTGACCAGCGGGAACAACGCCGATGGATTTAATTAAATTTTATAAGGGGAAGGGTTATTTAACCACTGTGGAAGGACAACAGCTAATTGATGCTTTTGAATTAAAAAATATTTTAAAAAAAGACATTGCTTCGTTATCAGGTGGACAACGGCAACGGTTTAATTGTTTTTTATCAATTTTAAATGATCCAGAAATTTTAGTGTTAGATGAATTAATTACCGGATTAGATTTAAAGATGCAAATTAAGCTTGTCAATTTTTTCAAAGAATGAAAGCAATTAAAGAAGATTAATTTATTAATTGTTTCGCATACTCCGGAAGAAGTTGAGATGCTGTGTGACCGGGTAATAATTTTAAAAGATGGACTTGTTTATCTAAACCAAAATATCGACACTATTTTACAAGAATTTGGGACATTGCGGAAAATGTTAATTAAATATTTTGAAAAAGAGGTTGGCTATGAAGAGTAA